The Mytilus galloprovincialis chromosome 7, xbMytGall1.hap1.1, whole genome shotgun sequence genome has a window encoding:
- the LOC143082518 gene encoding uncharacterized protein LOC143082518, with the protein MRRFSFLGNVFGNRRTSVTSTSKLTASQTSQSPEIDYPYSADDDEDYNERGHQVSDASNTFWNDGWNDKPTKRTKVEIKDRQNKSGNFQIVRKQLEDQKGLHEPQRRISKQLLFGNHKSSDNNKPKDTTSGKTDSHGQDYLQEPKRNQFEKALQNRYTKTTANQAQITDSESDDDIRKKITIALNDRISNNQKSSSKRKRSSKNVKIGLHDRDDMSVSSKDDNWLLREQATNNGVLLHVSLDDMKAMFSDNQTRKQNIKEDYLTSDTDTINTSSNNSGVDLLPHVRNKNKDSTTSKRFLPLDLNDRRSMATTDTCLSVGNCDAERFPTSNQRMSTTEKMKAYILSQARSNSGNYRQTSEYLDECDAYEFNHGHNKNIGYNIYRPHFATDGRHEEYKMNDCRFAQGHLCDSRCSDNLYKDHISSFHHFGNGSFKTCETCNKSTCKNKGTNNFQNGISNHCGFTNYPVHYNNISTNGTRYPTQNNYTNQQFQNQNAVSQHFPVTTHGNNMSASTQGLLHNTTQVPALSYNYSTIPVLSHDNTAVAGLPQTVFPSALLFQDINQVTQAVHHAIGQIVQQPNDPTKNDYSCSITVNQPDEDNEDTRISKEKKENKVLPPTTNPKNTRSKKKQKIQKAGKLRPLALIMTIISGLCGFGVIGVGVWNMMDEDITMYTEVTQEKDNQNFLYFCYGLCFLGILSTIAMLFGFCGLLKLNPCCLKVHWSAEIGGAVLVVAIVALIYLKLDSLHNIPLLTLVTEKVEINLATFLKESLKNNYLDGSPAALSWNRIQIEKSCCGINGIEDYAYSAWTNNSRTYPKKMFPNSCCVVKEKNYIDPEPTNTMMCNLQISGFYHQKGCLEMVMIWYVQNSLITLGVLGGLFLFEIACFLLVFKISRSIVLDQT; encoded by the exons ATGAGACGTTTTTCTTTCCTTGGAAACGTTTTTGGAAATAGACGAACTTCCGTTACGTCAACTTCTAAATTAACTGCTAGTCAAACATCACAATCTCCAGAAATCGATTATCCATATTCTGCCGACGACGATGAAGATTATAATGAAAGGGGGCATCAGGTCAGTGATGCCAGTAACACATTTTGGAATGATGGTTGGAATGACAAACCAACAAAACGGACAAAAGTAGAAATAAAAGATCGACAAAACAAATCTGGAAATTTTCAGATTGTTCGGAAACAATTGGAGGATCAAAAAGGACTACATGAACCACAACGTAGAATATCAAAGCAATTACTTTTTGGAAATCACAAATCTTCAGACAATAACAAACCAAAAGATACAACAAGTGGGAAGACTGATTCACATGGCCAAGATTATTTACAGGAACCGAAAAGAAACCAATTTGAAAAAGCACTCCAAAACCGCTATACCAAAACAACAGCAAACCAAGCTCAGATAACGGATTCGGAGTCAGACGATGACATACGTAAAAAGATCACCATCGCACTAAACGATAgaatatcaaataatcaaaaatccTCATCTAAAAGGAAACGGAGTTCTAAGAATGTCAAAATAGGGCTTCATGACAGAGATGACATGTCCGTCTCAAGTAAAGATGACAACTGGCTGTTAAGGGAACAGGCTACTAACAATGGGGTTCTTCTACATGTATCACTGGATGATATGAAAGCGATGTTCTCTGATAATCAAACAAGGAAGCAAAATATAAAGGAAGATTATCTAACTTCTGACACAGATACAATAAATACAAGCAGCAATAATTCTGGTGTGGATTTACTACCACATGTAAGGAACAAGAACAAAGACAGCACTACGTCAAAACGATTCTTGCCTTTAGATTTGAATGACCGAAGATCTATGGCTACAACCGATACGTGTTTATCGGTTGGTAATTGTGATGCAGAGCGCTTTCCAACATCTAACCAAAGAATGTCTACCACTGAAAAGATGAAGGCATATATTTTATCTCAAGCAAGAAGCAATAGCGGCAACTATCGTCAAACATCGGAATATCTTGATGAGTGTGATGCATATGAATTTAATCATGGACATAACAAAAATATCGGATACAATATTTACCGACCACACTTTGCCACAGATGGGCGACATGAAGAATATAAAATGAATGATTGTCGATTTGCACAAGGCCATTTATGTGATTCTCGATGTTCTGACAATTTATATAAAGATCACATCTCAAGTTTTCACCATTTTGGCAACGGTAGCTTTAAAACCTGTGAAACGTGTAACAAAAGCACTTGCAAAAACAAAGGAACTAACAACTTCCAAAACGGAATTTCAAATCATTGTGGATTTACAAATTACCCAGTACATTATAACAATATATCAACAAATGGTACTCGTTATCCAACACAGAATAACTACACAAATCAACAATTCCAAAATCAGAACGCTGTATCGCAACATTTCCCAGTTACCACACATGGTAATAATATGTCTGCCAGTACTCAGGGACTGTTACACAATACTACACAGGTACCTGCTTTATCATATAATTACTCAACGATACCCGTATTGTCACATGATAATACGGCAGTAGCTGGATTGCCGCAAACTGTATTCCCAAGCGCGTTATTATTTCAAGATATCAATCAGGTGACACAGGCGGTACATCATGCTATTGGCCAAATCGTACAGCAACCAAATGACCCAACAAAAAACGACTATAGTTGCagcataacagtcaaccaaccgGATGAAGACAATGAAGATACTCGTATAAGCaaggaaaagaaagaaaataaag TTTTACCGCCAACAACAAACCCAAAGAACACTCGcagtaaaaagaaacaaaagatacAGAAAGCTGGAAAGCTTCGTCCACTGGCTCTAATAATGACCATCATATCAGGG CTATGTGGCTTTGGGGTGATTGGTGTAGGAGTTTGGAACATGATGGATGAGGACATTACCATGTACACAGAGGTTACACAAGAAAAAGACAACCAGAACTTCTTATACTTTTGTTATGGACTTTGTTTCTTGGGCATCCTGTCTACTATAGCCATGTTATTTGGATTTTGTGGTCTCTTAAAGCTGAATCCGTGCTGTTTAAAAGTG CATTGGTCAGCAGAAATTGGCGGCGCTGTTTTGGTTGTTGCAATCGTTGCTTTAATTTATCTGAAATTGGACAGTCTACACAATATTCCATTATTGACATTAGTCACAGAGAAG GTAGAAATAAATCTAGCCACGTTTTTGAAGGAATCACTGAAGAACAATTACTTAGATGGATCACCTGCAGCCCTATCCTGGAACAGAATACAAATCGAG AAGAGTTGTTGTGGCATCAATGGCATAGAGGACTATGCGTACAGTGCTTGGACTAATAATTCTAGAACGTATCCAAAG aaaatgtttCCCAACAGTTGTTGTgttgttaaagaaaaaaactatATCGACCCTGAGCCAACAAATACAATGATGTGCAATTTGCAGATCAGTGGATTTTACCACCAGAAG ggcTGTTTAGAAATGGTGATGATTTGGTATGTACAAAATAGCTTGATTACACTTGGAGTTTTAGGAggactttttttatttgag ATTGCTTGTTTTCTGTTGGTTTTCAAGATATCTAGAAGTATTGTGTTAGACCAAACGTGA